In Kordiimonas pumila, a single genomic region encodes these proteins:
- a CDS encoding outer membrane protein assembly factor BamB family protein: MRADTTNKLFRAATIITLALAVSACSGSGKNKNKYDDEGRERISILTSAQSLDADKAIATLPVVLPRPYKNTSWQQSGGNTEHLVQHLSIGETLNRAWRTKIGRGNQKYERLISGPVAADGRVFAVDTEGKVAAVSISTGKVLWSRLLENKEERSDVAFGGGVAYAKGKVFVTSGFGFVAALDATSGSELWRYKGAVPFRGAPTASDDKVFAITHDNQMLALNPEDGSLLWDQVGIAENAGMLGAASPAYDGTTMIAALSSGELIALRGANGRILWQDALSSSQRLTPLATLADIDGNPVIDSGKVIAASHSGRMVAIDMRSGERSWEADVASVTTPWVAGNFVFITTVDGQIACLAIGDGRVRWVTQLQRFKKPEKRKGLIKWNGPVLAGDRLIVTSTHGYILSLSPYTGEVLSGIELPSGASTPPIVVDETLVVLTDGGELVAYK; the protein is encoded by the coding sequence GTGAGAGCTGATACAACAAACAAGCTTTTTCGTGCTGCAACGATTATAACACTGGCACTTGCTGTTTCTGCCTGTAGTGGTAGTGGTAAAAACAAAAACAAGTATGATGATGAAGGCCGGGAACGTATTTCCATCTTGACATCTGCACAGTCTCTCGATGCGGATAAGGCCATTGCGACCTTACCTGTCGTGCTGCCACGGCCTTATAAAAACACTAGCTGGCAACAGTCTGGCGGAAATACAGAGCACTTGGTTCAACATTTGTCTATTGGTGAGACACTTAATCGTGCTTGGCGTACTAAAATAGGCCGAGGAAACCAGAAATACGAACGCTTGATTAGTGGCCCTGTTGCAGCCGATGGCCGTGTTTTTGCTGTTGATACAGAAGGCAAGGTCGCTGCTGTTTCTATTTCTACTGGCAAGGTGTTATGGTCACGTTTGCTTGAAAACAAAGAAGAACGTAGCGATGTGGCGTTCGGCGGCGGTGTTGCCTATGCAAAAGGTAAAGTTTTTGTAACCTCCGGCTTTGGTTTTGTTGCCGCTCTTGATGCTACATCAGGGAGTGAGTTATGGCGCTACAAAGGTGCGGTACCTTTCCGCGGTGCCCCAACAGCAAGTGACGACAAGGTTTTTGCCATAACCCATGACAACCAAATGCTTGCCCTTAACCCAGAAGATGGAAGTTTGCTTTGGGATCAGGTTGGTATTGCTGAAAATGCTGGCATGCTTGGTGCCGCAAGCCCCGCTTATGATGGTACTACCATGATAGCGGCACTTTCTTCTGGTGAGTTGATCGCCCTAAGAGGGGCTAATGGCCGTATTTTATGGCAGGATGCACTTTCCAGTTCACAGCGGCTTACACCCCTAGCTACACTTGCTGATATTGATGGTAACCCAGTAATAGATAGTGGTAAAGTTATTGCGGCTAGTCATTCCGGTCGGATGGTTGCGATTGATATGCGCAGCGGTGAACGATCTTGGGAAGCAGATGTCGCAAGTGTTACTACCCCTTGGGTCGCAGGTAATTTTGTTTTTATTACCACAGTTGACGGGCAAATTGCTTGTCTTGCCATTGGTGATGGTCGAGTACGGTGGGTAACCCAGTTGCAACGTTTTAAAAAACCAGAGAAACGTAAGGGTCTAATTAAATGGAATGGCCCTGTACTCGCTGGTGACCGGCTTATAGTTACAAGCACACACGGTTATATACTCTCGCTGTCACCCTATACAGGGGAAGTTTTAAGCGGTATTGAACTGCCAAGTGGTGCTAGTACACCGCCGATTGTTGTGGATGAAACACTTGTAGTCCTAACAGATGGCGGCGAACTCGTCGCTTATAAATAG
- a CDS encoding COX15/CtaA family protein, with product MVFQTTDKNRRFVGYWLLVMAAMVFAMVVVGGATRLTESGLSMVNWNPVTGVLPPLTEQSWRKEFSDYKHSPEYKLKNAGMSLEDFKGIYYWEWGHRLLGRIIGIFFLLPFLYFWMKGIIPQGYKRRLIILFILGGGQGLLGWYMVMSGLIDEPAVSHYRLTAHLGLALVIFSALYWTALSLLNPHPTVYAPAMKGLTHMFMAGLVAQLLMGGLVAGLKAGHIFNTWPHMGDTYIPEGLLMMEPIWRNFLDNAITVQFDHRIGAYILFALAIVLFFLSRLQGGAIRKAATFLMITILAQIAVGIVMLLENVPVSWGTLHQGGGVIVLAATLTLMHTMRRKEAL from the coding sequence ATGGTGTTTCAAACAACAGATAAAAATCGCCGCTTTGTTGGCTATTGGTTGCTTGTTATGGCGGCAATGGTATTTGCTATGGTTGTTGTCGGCGGAGCAACGCGTCTCACAGAATCTGGCCTTTCCATGGTGAACTGGAATCCCGTCACTGGGGTGCTACCGCCACTCACAGAACAGTCTTGGCGAAAAGAATTTTCCGATTATAAGCACAGTCCTGAGTACAAACTTAAAAATGCAGGCATGTCCCTTGAGGATTTTAAGGGCATTTATTACTGGGAATGGGGGCACAGACTTCTTGGTCGTATCATAGGCATTTTCTTTCTGTTGCCATTTTTATATTTTTGGATGAAAGGGATAATTCCTCAGGGTTACAAACGTAGGCTGATAATACTCTTTATACTAGGCGGTGGGCAGGGCTTGCTCGGTTGGTATATGGTTATGTCTGGGCTAATTGATGAACCAGCGGTTAGCCATTACCGCTTAACTGCACACCTCGGGCTTGCTCTTGTTATATTTAGCGCTCTTTATTGGACAGCACTATCGTTATTGAACCCGCATCCAACAGTATATGCACCCGCAATGAAAGGCTTAACACATATGTTTATGGCAGGCCTTGTGGCACAATTATTAATGGGCGGCTTGGTGGCTGGCCTAAAGGCAGGTCATATTTTTAACACATGGCCTCATATGGGTGATACCTATATACCCGAAGGCCTACTTATGATGGAACCCATTTGGCGTAATTTTCTTGATAACGCCATTACCGTGCAGTTTGATCATAGAATAGGCGCCTATATTCTTTTTGCTTTGGCGATTGTTTTATTTTTTCTTTCCCGGTTGCAAGGTGGTGCAATACGGAAAGCTGCAACATTTTTAATGATTACTATACTAGCGCAGATAGCAGTTGGTATTGTAATGTTGCTTGAAAATGTACCTGTTTCATGGGGTACGCTTCATCAGGGAGGTGGGGTTATTGTTCTGGCAGCAACTCTTACATTGATGCATACAATGCGAAGAAAAGAAGCATTATAA
- a CDS encoding ABC transporter permease gives MKHVLFPLSAFVTAILIWQGYVLYYDIPVFILPSPMAVIKALILDFQGLLAAAFTTMVITLWALIAAVISGTMLALTFSLSRTFELTFYPFAVILQVTPIVAIAPLIIIWVGLDNVDTAQVIIAWLVAFFPVLANMSAGLKSVDKNLNDLFTLYKASKWQRFWLLLWPTSMPYLLASLKISGGLALVGSVVAEFVAGSGSSTGIAWRIIEAGNRLQIAKMFAGLVLLIIMGVIIFYGFSFLEKMALRRQKQ, from the coding sequence ATGAAGCATGTTTTGTTTCCGCTCTCAGCCTTTGTTACAGCAATTTTAATATGGCAAGGCTATGTTCTATATTATGATATCCCTGTATTTATTTTGCCTAGTCCTATGGCCGTTATAAAAGCGTTAATATTGGACTTTCAGGGGTTGCTGGCCGCGGCTTTTACAACAATGGTTATAACTCTTTGGGCTTTGATAGCTGCCGTTATAAGCGGAACCATGTTAGCATTAACATTCAGCCTTAGCCGTACCTTTGAACTAACCTTTTATCCCTTCGCTGTTATTCTTCAGGTTACACCTATTGTCGCTATTGCACCTTTGATAATTATTTGGGTTGGCCTTGATAATGTTGATACTGCTCAAGTCATTATAGCATGGTTAGTTGCCTTCTTTCCTGTACTTGCCAATATGTCAGCGGGCTTAAAGTCTGTTGATAAAAACCTAAATGACCTATTCACCCTTTATAAGGCTAGTAAGTGGCAACGCTTTTGGCTGCTTCTGTGGCCTACATCCATGCCTTATTTGCTCGCAAGCCTTAAAATCAGCGGCGGCTTGGCCCTTGTTGGTAGTGTTGTTGCTGAATTTGTTGCTGGTTCTGGCAGCTCAACCGGTATTGCATGGCGTATTATCGAAGCTGGCAATAGACTTCAGATTGCCAAGATGTTTGCGGGGCTTGTGTTATTAATTATAATGGGTGTTATAATTTTTTATGGCTTTTCATTTTTAGAAAAAATGGCCTTACGTCGGCAAAAACAATAA
- the panB gene encoding 3-methyl-2-oxobutanoate hydroxymethyltransferase, translating into MSTINKNVSIDARPKRRTTAKNISSMKGGTPIVCLTAYVTPMAARLDKHCDLLLVGDSVGMVLYGMDSTLGVDLDMMIRHGRAVCRGAKQALVVIDLPFGSYEESKEQAFRSAARALSETGASAVKLEGGVEMAETIRFLSHRGVPVLAHVGLMPQSVNSYGGYGAHGRTVDEWQPIIDDALAVQEAGAFAVVLEGVAEPLARKITDELKIPVIGIGASSACDGQILVTEDMMGMFAINPKFVKRFAEIGLAIEGAIESYATEVRSRSFPEEEHTYKMVGSNK; encoded by the coding sequence ATGTCTACGATCAATAAAAATGTGTCTATTGATGCTCGGCCAAAGCGCCGGACCACAGCAAAAAACATTAGTAGCATGAAAGGTGGCACGCCTATTGTGTGCCTTACAGCCTATGTAACACCCATGGCTGCACGGCTCGACAAGCACTGTGATCTGCTGCTTGTTGGCGACAGTGTGGGCATGGTGCTGTACGGGATGGATTCCACACTGGGTGTAGATCTCGATATGATGATTCGTCACGGCAGAGCTGTGTGCCGGGGGGCAAAGCAGGCGCTGGTTGTTATAGATTTACCTTTTGGTTCCTATGAAGAATCGAAAGAGCAAGCCTTCAGGAGTGCAGCACGAGCACTTTCTGAAACAGGTGCAAGTGCAGTGAAACTTGAAGGCGGTGTTGAAATGGCTGAAACCATTCGCTTCCTCAGCCATAGAGGTGTGCCTGTACTTGCCCATGTTGGTTTAATGCCACAGTCAGTAAATTCGTATGGCGGTTACGGCGCTCATGGCCGGACGGTTGATGAATGGCAGCCCATAATTGATGATGCTCTGGCGGTACAGGAAGCGGGGGCTTTTGCTGTCGTTTTAGAAGGTGTTGCCGAGCCTCTCGCACGCAAAATAACCGATGAACTTAAAATCCCAGTAATTGGAATTGGAGCATCCAGCGCTTGTGACGGCCAAATTTTGGTTACAGAGGACATGATGGGCATGTTTGCAATTAATCCAAAATTCGTGAAAAGGTTTGCTGAAATTGGCCTTGCAATTGAAGGCGCGATTGAGAGTTATGCAACAGAGGTGCGGAGCAGAAGTTTCCCTGAAGAAGAACACACCTATAAAATGGTAGGCAGTAATAAATAA
- the der gene encoding ribosome biogenesis GTPase Der: MVFTLAIVGRPNVGKSTLFNRLVGKKLALVDDTPGVTRDRRGGEGRIADLEFLLIDTAGLEEGDVGSLSERMKAQTAQALKEADIALMLYDARAGVTPMDEHFAAWLRRTETPVILAANKCEGKIASVGFYEAYALGLGEPVALSAEHGDGLADLYQVLVETLKEIGIDPYEGENDDSSKDNQKNLDTGPVEGDMDYEFIDPDAKEAQIRPLRLAIVGRPNAGKSTLINQLIGEDRMITGPEAGLTRDSISVDWEWDGLPVKLFDTAGMRKRARVSEKLEKLSVADALRAIQFAEVVVLLLDAELGIERQDLKIAEHVVSEGRALIIALNKWDIVENRLDVSRALKDVLTRSLPQLKGVKFLHFSALTGKGLQNLMPMVAEANELWNARISTSVFNRWLADAMEKHPAPSVSGKRIKIRYGAQIKTRPPTFALFCNRPEGLPDSYIRYLENELRRDFDLPGVPIRILMKKGQNPYESRRKKHR, encoded by the coding sequence ATGGTTTTTACACTTGCCATCGTTGGGCGCCCCAATGTGGGAAAGTCTACCTTGTTTAACAGACTTGTTGGCAAGAAGCTGGCTCTGGTTGACGATACCCCCGGTGTTACCCGTGATCGACGCGGCGGTGAAGGCCGGATAGCTGATCTAGAGTTTCTCCTTATTGACACTGCAGGCTTAGAAGAAGGCGATGTTGGCTCTCTGTCTGAACGGATGAAAGCACAAACAGCGCAAGCTTTAAAAGAAGCAGATATTGCGCTGATGCTGTATGATGCCCGCGCAGGTGTTACTCCTATGGACGAGCATTTTGCTGCTTGGTTACGCCGTACAGAAACCCCGGTTATACTGGCTGCTAACAAGTGCGAAGGTAAGATTGCCTCTGTTGGTTTTTATGAGGCATACGCGCTTGGCCTTGGGGAGCCTGTTGCGTTATCAGCAGAGCACGGGGACGGCCTCGCAGACCTGTATCAAGTTCTTGTTGAAACGCTAAAGGAAATTGGCATTGACCCTTATGAAGGTGAAAATGATGATTCCAGCAAAGATAACCAAAAAAATCTAGATACCGGCCCTGTTGAAGGGGACATGGACTATGAGTTTATAGACCCAGATGCAAAAGAAGCTCAGATACGCCCCCTCAGGCTGGCAATCGTTGGCCGGCCAAATGCTGGAAAATCAACATTAATAAACCAGCTTATTGGTGAAGACCGAATGATTACGGGACCAGAGGCTGGCCTGACCCGTGATTCTATTTCTGTTGATTGGGAATGGGATGGTTTGCCGGTAAAACTATTTGATACAGCTGGGATGCGCAAACGAGCAAGGGTTTCAGAAAAGCTTGAAAAACTGTCAGTTGCTGATGCGCTCAGAGCTATTCAGTTTGCCGAGGTTGTGGTGCTATTACTTGATGCCGAACTTGGCATTGAACGGCAAGACCTGAAGATTGCAGAACACGTCGTTAGCGAGGGTAGGGCGCTGATTATTGCCCTTAACAAGTGGGATATAGTTGAAAACAGGCTTGATGTTAGTCGCGCATTAAAAGACGTGTTAACACGTAGTTTGCCGCAGCTTAAAGGGGTTAAGTTTTTACATTTCTCTGCACTGACAGGTAAGGGGTTGCAAAACCTGATGCCTATGGTCGCAGAAGCAAACGAACTGTGGAATGCCCGGATATCAACATCGGTATTCAACCGCTGGCTTGCAGACGCTATGGAAAAACACCCAGCACCATCTGTTTCAGGAAAGCGCATTAAAATACGGTATGGCGCCCAAATTAAAACCCGACCGCCTACATTTGCCCTATTTTGCAATAGACCAGAAGGTTTACCAGATAGTTATATTAGATATCTGGAAAATGAGCTGCGTCGTGACTTTGATTTGCCAGGCGTGCCTATACGGATACTTATGAAAAAGGGCCAAAACCCATATGAAAGTAGGCGTAAAAAGCATCGATAG
- a CDS encoding group I truncated hemoglobin encodes MGNLLHQLTEQASLQDVIAVFYEKMLLDNRIQHLFLNVDVANLQRKQHWFFTTLMLGTAQGTAEYLGKSHRNLVHKKGMTDEHFDAAMECLQAALDTYKVSKSVSSQIMDAAISLKSAVLTGK; translated from the coding sequence ATGGGTAACCTTTTACATCAACTTACTGAACAGGCATCCTTGCAGGATGTAATAGCTGTATTTTATGAAAAAATGTTGCTTGATAATAGAATTCAGCATCTGTTTCTAAACGTAGATGTTGCAAATCTACAGAGAAAACAACACTGGTTTTTTACAACATTGATGCTGGGGACAGCGCAAGGAACTGCTGAATACTTAGGAAAGTCACACCGTAATCTAGTTCATAAAAAAGGTATGACTGACGAACATTTTGATGCCGCGATGGAATGCCTGCAGGCAGCATTGGATACATATAAAGTTTCTAAATCCGTTTCAAGCCAGATTATGGACGCGGCAATATCTTTAAAATCTGCAGTATTGACGGGAAAATAA
- a CDS encoding tetratricopeptide repeat protein, with translation MSDINPDLAAQEVDEDLRRDQLIALWKSYGKFIIAGAVGIALVVASNELYTAKIKSDEEANALAFDQAVEKSQSDGADVVTVWAETLPSLEGGYQTLAGLRLAQAKAASGDIDGAISSYDNISKQSGVDDALQDLAQFAAATLVGKDPIRQAEAISRLSVVAIKGKAWYFSAMEQLAFLTMKSGDSDTALSHFSILADDPETPPQIKTRAAQFRQMIEGKMSAPMKEPAPADAINNEGDSSES, from the coding sequence GTGTCGGATATAAACCCGGACCTTGCTGCACAAGAGGTTGATGAAGACCTGCGGCGTGACCAGCTTATAGCCCTGTGGAAAAGCTACGGTAAATTTATCATTGCAGGTGCTGTTGGTATTGCTCTCGTTGTTGCATCGAACGAACTCTACACAGCCAAGATAAAGTCTGACGAAGAAGCAAATGCTTTAGCTTTTGATCAGGCTGTAGAAAAATCGCAGTCTGATGGTGCTGATGTTGTTACAGTTTGGGCAGAAACATTGCCTTCTCTTGAGGGCGGCTATCAAACCTTAGCGGGACTTCGTCTTGCGCAAGCAAAAGCCGCTAGCGGCGATATTGACGGCGCTATTAGCTCTTATGACAATATATCCAAACAAAGTGGCGTGGACGATGCTCTACAGGATTTAGCCCAGTTTGCTGCCGCCACACTGGTCGGGAAAGACCCAATAAGGCAAGCGGAAGCAATTAGCCGCCTATCTGTTGTGGCTATAAAAGGAAAAGCTTGGTATTTCAGCGCCATGGAACAGCTTGCATTTTTAACAATGAAATCAGGTGATAGTGACACTGCGCTTTCCCATTTTTCTATTCTCGCGGATGACCCAGAAACGCCGCCGCAAATCAAAACACGTGCAGCACAGTTCCGCCAGATGATTGAAGGCAAGATGTCCGCCCCTATGAAAGAGCCGGCTCCTGCAGATGCTATAAATAATGAAGGAGACAGCAGTGAGAGCTGA
- a CDS encoding ABC transporter substrate-binding protein: MFYRTLPISLVLSLLSALPHALAKDEAVALTFATDWKAQAEHGGFYQALAKDYYKNLGLNIKIRSGGPQTDNPRLMAAGALDIAIASNNFQPINLITAGAGVTVVMASFQKDPQVLMAHPETKAETFADFKGLPIFLSDSAIATFWPWLKAKFYYRDTQIRKYTYSLAPWLVNKQTIQEGYLSSEPFSAQKAGVNPKVLLFADAGYPGYSGMVMVRNVYLEKHPDVIKAFVAASIKGWQDFIWGDASAGSALILKDNPEMTQELINYAIDAMKKNTMLGNKHSVGSMTHERWLSFVEEMASLGLIESNFKATSAYSLEYLPAKD, encoded by the coding sequence ATGTTTTATCGCACATTACCTATTTCACTTGTTCTATCGTTATTGTCAGCGCTACCTCATGCTCTGGCTAAAGATGAAGCTGTAGCTCTTACTTTTGCAACAGACTGGAAAGCCCAAGCTGAACATGGTGGTTTTTATCAAGCTTTAGCAAAGGATTATTACAAAAATCTCGGGTTAAACATTAAAATAAGATCTGGTGGCCCACAAACAGATAATCCGCGTTTAATGGCTGCTGGTGCCTTGGATATTGCGATTGCTTCTAATAATTTTCAGCCCATCAATCTTATTACTGCGGGCGCTGGCGTTACTGTAGTGATGGCAAGTTTCCAAAAAGACCCGCAGGTTTTGATGGCCCACCCAGAAACTAAAGCTGAAACATTTGCAGATTTTAAAGGCCTGCCAATTTTTCTATCTGACAGTGCCATTGCTACTTTCTGGCCGTGGCTAAAGGCCAAATTTTATTATCGTGATACACAAATAAGGAAATATACATATTCACTTGCCCCTTGGCTGGTGAATAAACAGACAATACAGGAAGGTTATTTGTCATCTGAGCCCTTTAGTGCCCAAAAAGCAGGTGTAAACCCAAAAGTTCTCTTATTTGCAGATGCTGGGTATCCGGGCTATTCCGGCATGGTTATGGTCAGAAATGTATATTTGGAAAAACATCCAGATGTTATAAAAGCCTTTGTTGCAGCATCAATTAAAGGCTGGCAAGACTTCATATGGGGGGACGCTTCAGCCGGGAGCGCGCTCATATTAAAAGATAACCCTGAAATGACGCAGGAATTGATCAATTACGCCATCGACGCAATGAAGAAAAATACAATGCTAGGAAACAAGCATAGCGTGGGTAGCATGACACATGAGCGCTGGCTTAGCTTTGTTGAAGAAATGGCAAGCCTTGGCCTTATTGAATCTAATTTCAAAGCAACGTCTGCTTATAGCCTTGAGTATCTACCGGCAAAGGATTGA
- a CDS encoding ABC transporter ATP-binding protein: protein MLMVSNAYFAHKGQPDTIRGISFSAQKGEIISLVGASGCGKSTLLRIIAGLLPSNIQHSAGQCAFVFQDAALMPWATVNKNVALPLRLASKKNPDAIDKALLAVGMNSYSNRYPSELSGGQRMRVSIARALVSKPSLLLLDEPFAALDELLRFQMNELILQLRTELQFSCVFVTHSIYEACYLADRVLVMKEGKIFAEVEPNLDRNLLPLEQRSLPQFAKSVTEVSAALAEGAHT from the coding sequence ATGCTCATGGTAAGTAACGCATATTTTGCCCATAAAGGCCAACCTGACACAATCAGAGGCATTAGCTTTTCCGCACAAAAAGGCGAGATTATTAGCCTGGTGGGTGCAAGTGGCTGTGGTAAATCTACTTTATTACGTATAATTGCAGGCTTGCTACCAAGTAATATTCAGCACAGTGCAGGTCAATGCGCCTTTGTTTTTCAGGACGCGGCTTTAATGCCGTGGGCAACTGTCAATAAAAATGTGGCCTTACCCTTGCGGCTTGCTTCAAAGAAAAACCCAGATGCCATTGATAAAGCGTTATTAGCTGTTGGCATGAATTCATATAGTAACCGTTACCCTTCAGAGCTTTCTGGGGGCCAGAGAATGCGAGTATCGATTGCTCGTGCTCTTGTATCCAAACCTTCCTTATTGCTACTTGATGAACCATTTGCTGCCCTTGATGAGTTGCTCCGCTTTCAAATGAATGAACTTATTTTGCAATTGCGAACAGAATTACAATTTTCCTGTGTGTTTGTGACCCATAGTATTTATGAAGCGTGTTACCTTGCAGACAGAGTTCTTGTCATGAAAGAAGGTAAAATATTCGCTGAGGTTGAACCGAATCTCGATCGAAACTTGCTACCGCTTGAACAGCGAAGCCTACCGCAATTTGCCAAATCTGTCACTGAAGTATCAGCCGCTCTGGCTGAAGGAGCGCACACATGA
- a CDS encoding MauE/DoxX family redox-associated membrane protein produces the protein MAQKIHVRDENRGGNIKDYWPLIALVGVSALAAIAVCAGFSSFTMKSLMHVYMGVFLIVFALLKLFDPNGFQDGFAMYDLLGMRFAPYGYIYPYLELVLGLAFLSFLAPVTTYLATIILFTFGAAGVIAALQKGLDINCPCMGNILNVPLSTVTLTEDLVMIAMAFFLLFT, from the coding sequence ATGGCACAAAAAATTCATGTCCGCGATGAAAATAGAGGTGGGAATATTAAAGACTATTGGCCATTAATCGCTCTTGTAGGTGTCAGCGCCCTTGCTGCCATTGCTGTATGCGCTGGCTTTTCTTCCTTCACCATGAAATCTCTTATGCACGTCTATATGGGGGTTTTCTTGATTGTGTTTGCTCTTTTAAAATTGTTTGACCCCAATGGTTTTCAGGATGGCTTTGCAATGTATGACTTGCTTGGAATGCGTTTCGCACCCTACGGCTATATTTATCCATACCTTGAGCTAGTACTTGGGCTTGCCTTTCTTTCATTTCTAGCCCCCGTCACTACGTACTTAGCTACTATCATCCTTTTTACTTTTGGGGCCGCAGGGGTAATAGCTGCGTTACAAAAAGGGCTTGATATTAACTGCCCCTGTATGGGGAATATTTTAAATGTCCCTTTATCAACCGTTACGTTAACAGAGGACTTAGTTATGATCGCAATGGCCTTTTTCTTGCTCTTTACATAA
- the cutA gene encoding divalent-cation tolerance protein CutA: MTEYITVYTTVENEDVAVHVATALVKERLVACANITSDMRSIYEWDGIIQYDSEVVVVCKTKTHLVDKIIARIKEMHSYDIPCITVSPITAGNPEYLEWISRQVLEA, encoded by the coding sequence ATGACCGAATATATAACTGTTTATACCACTGTAGAAAATGAAGATGTTGCAGTTCATGTTGCGACAGCACTCGTTAAAGAAAGGCTTGTTGCCTGCGCCAACATTACGTCTGATATGCGATCAATATATGAGTGGGATGGTATTATACAATACGACAGTGAAGTTGTTGTTGTTTGCAAAACCAAAACACATTTAGTGGACAAAATTATCGCCCGGATAAAAGAAATGCACAGTTATGATATTCCATGCATTACTGTATCCCCTATTACAGCGGGAAATCCAGAGTATCTGGAATGGATTTCCCGACAAGTGTTAGAGGCTTAA